In one Oryza glaberrima chromosome 2, OglaRS2, whole genome shotgun sequence genomic region, the following are encoded:
- the LOC127761351 gene encoding UDP-glycosyltransferase 72B1-like produces MEPFTSAAVEPAPPTADDQRDAPRPHVVLLASPGAGHLIPLAELARRLADHHGVAPTLVTFADLDNPDARSAVLSSLPASVATATLPAVPLDDLPADAGLERMLFEVVHRSLPHLRVLLRSIGSTAALVPDFFCAAALSVAAELGVPGYIFFPTSITALYLMRRTVELHDFAAAGEYHALPDPLELPGGVSLRTAEFPEAFRDSTAPVYGQLVETGRLYRGAAGFLANSFYELEPAAVEDSKKAAEKGTFPPAYPVGPFVRSSSDEAGESACLEWLDLQPAGSVVFVSFGSFGVLSVEQTRELAAGLDMSGHRFLWVVRMPSLNDAHRNGGHDEDPLAWVPDGFLERTRGRGLAVAAWAPQVRVLSHPATAAFVSHCGWNSTLESVATGVPLIAWPLHSEQRMNAVVLEESVGMALRPRAREEDVGGTVVRRGEIAAAVKEVMEGEKGHGVRRRARELQQAAGRVWSPEGSSRRALEVVAGKWKAAAQK; encoded by the coding sequence ATGGAGCCCTTCACCAGCGCAGCAGTGGAGccagcgccgcccaccgccgacgACCAGCGGGACGCGCCGCGGCCGCACGTCGTGCTGCTGGCGAgccccggcgccggccaccTCATCCCGCTGGCCGAGCtggcgcggcggctcgccgaCCACCACGGCGTCGCGCCCACGCTCGTCACCTTCGCCGACCTCGACAACCCGGACGCGCGCTCCGCCGTGCTGTCCTCGCTCCCGgcctccgtcgccaccgccacgctGCCGGCGGTGCCCCTCGACGACCTCCCCGCCGACGCCGGACTGGAGAGGATGCTGTTCGAGGTCGTCCACCGCTCCCTCCCGCACCTCCGCGTGCTGCTCCGGTCCATCGGCTCCACGGCCGCGCTGGTCCCGGACTTCTTCTGCGCCGCTGCGctgtccgtcgccgccgagctcggagTCCCGGGCTACATCTTCTTCCCCACTAGCATCACCGCGCTGTATCTCATGCGCCGCACCGTGGAGCTGCACGACtttgctgccgccggcgagtaCCACGCCCTCCCGGACCCTCTCGAGCTTCCCGGCGGTGTGTCGCTGCGCACCGCGGAGTTCCCGGAGGCGTTCAGGGACAGCACCGCGCCGGTGTACGGGCAGCTCGTCGAGACAGGCCGGCTGtaccgcggcgccgccggcttcctAGCGAACAGTTTCTACGAGCTGGAGCCGGCCGCCGTGGAGGATTCCAAGAAGGCGGCGGAGAAAGGGACGTTCCCGCCGGCTTACCCGGTGGGCCCGTTCGTCCGGTCGAGCTccgacgaggccggcgagtCGGCGTGCTTGGAGTGGCTGGATCTCCAGCCGGCAGGGTCGGTGGTGTTCGTCTCCTTCGGGAGCTTCGGCGTGCTGTCCGTGGAGCAGacgcgcgagctcgccgccgggctGGATATGAGCGGCCACAGGTTCCTCTGGGTCGTGCGCATGCCAAGCCTCAACGACGCCCACCGGAACGGCGGCCATGACGAAGACCCACTGGCATGGGTGCCCGATGGGTTCTTGGAGAGGACGAGAGGCCggggcctcgccgtcgcggcgtgGGCGCCGCAGGTGCGCGTGCTGTCGcacccggcgacggcggcgttcgtgtcgcactgcgggtggaactcgacgctggagAGCGTGGCCACCGGCGTGCCGTTGATCGCGTGGCCGCTGCACTCGGAGCAGAGGATGAACGCCGTCGTCCTGGAAGAGTCAGTGGGGATGGCCCTGCGGCCACgcgcgcgggaggaggacgTCGGCGGCACGGTGGTGAGGCGTGGGGAGATCGCCGCCGCGGTGAAGGAGGTGATGGAGGGGGAGAAGGGgcacggcgtgcggcggcgggcgagggagCTGCAACAGGCGGCCGGTCGGGTGTGGTCGCCGGAAGGGTCGTCGCGGCGGGCTCTGGAGGTGGTTGCCGGCAagtggaaggcggcggcgcagaagtAA